Proteins found in one Acidobacteriota bacterium genomic segment:
- the pnuC gene encoding nicotinamide riboside transporter PnuC has translation MGAFEIVGVVTGILGVWLTTRQKIWCWPVGLVSVLAFIVVFFEAKLYAAMGLQAIYVVLVAYGWYAWLHGGTGHGELLVSRVPRRILVPLTAAGLASTALLGVWLQSRTDESLPFLDAFTMSFSLVAQWMQTRKHVENWPLWVVVDLIYISMSLTQGLRLTAGLYVVYVVLALLGYRDWRRSMAMAREPA, from the coding sequence ATGGGTGCGTTTGAAATCGTCGGCGTCGTCACCGGCATTCTCGGCGTCTGGCTGACCACGCGTCAGAAGATCTGGTGCTGGCCCGTTGGGCTCGTCTCGGTGCTCGCGTTCATCGTCGTCTTTTTCGAGGCGAAGTTGTACGCCGCCATGGGACTCCAGGCCATCTACGTCGTCCTGGTTGCCTACGGCTGGTACGCGTGGCTCCACGGCGGAACGGGACATGGGGAGTTGCTCGTCTCGCGCGTCCCGAGGCGAATCCTGGTGCCTTTGACGGCTGCGGGGCTGGCATCGACCGCGCTGCTGGGCGTCTGGCTCCAGAGCCGCACCGACGAATCGCTGCCCTTTCTCGACGCCTTCACCATGTCGTTCAGCCTCGTCGCCCAGTGGATGCAGACGCGTAAGCACGTGGAGAACTGGCCGCTCTGGGTCGTGGTGGACCTGATCTACATCAGCATGAGTCTGACGCAGGGCTTGAGGCTGACGGCGGGCCTGTATGTCGTCTACGTCGTCCTGGCGCTTCTCGGCTACCGCGACTGGCGCCGGTCCATGGCGATGGCGCGGGAGCCTGCATGA
- a CDS encoding TonB-dependent receptor, with protein MKTFRLSLAARVAIRTALAFAVAVGLVGIAAAQDSTPTIRGTIRTAAGAPLAAAVVSAEIAAETRTDEAGRFALTLPRGTHVLRVTHPSYLPAKRSLNVGGPVDGVDFVLDPLARFSENVVVAAVRADAEAPITKRDLDRHEIESLNSGQEMPFLLKQVPSLTQYSDSGSATGYSYIYLRGIPQTRMNITFDGAPLNEPEDSAFYFSNIGDFANAVQSIQVQRGVGTSTVGAASFVGSINFASIDLKDTPEANVRIGSGSFGTNRVSAVLQSGKLDGGLKLYGQVAYQDTNGFRDHSGVNQQSVYVGATHESDASFFKVFGFLGHERTNLAFLATDEDTLKQDLRFNPLGADERDNFRQGFVNAQYHRAFGPSSELSVQGYYNGAGGWYRVRDAAAGLFQYGLDWRSLGATATFHTTGKRLDFTWGAHVNNFESRHARDIVDGSREYTNHGFKNEINNFAKTIYTSGRWHHYADLQVRWARFRYDGDVPLGSVGWTFFNPKVGTRVDIGRGVSVYGSIGRAGREPARSDMLQGEDNASLPYDLRSVTPERVVNVESGVEFARPGFTAQFNAFFMEFRHEIAQTGELSEIGLPLRRNVDRSFRRGVEIDLTWQPWSSLRLRHTATYSYNRIRTWTQFYDIYDTAGSWLASTSLTHTNVTPLLTPAMLASVLADYTPASWLTVSGAGRYVGQSHLDNTGNPAYVAQGFFGLDAVASINLTRLFRFSARTAPRLRIQVDNVLDNRAMFPNGYSYLFFTEDGAGRLQPGGTRYYYPLATRSIMVMLDLKL; from the coding sequence ATGAAGACGTTTCGACTATCGCTCGCGGCGCGTGTCGCGATCCGGACCGCGCTCGCTTTCGCCGTCGCCGTGGGCCTGGTCGGCATCGCGGCCGCGCAGGATTCCACGCCCACCATCCGCGGAACGATCCGTACGGCTGCGGGCGCCCCGCTTGCCGCCGCCGTCGTGTCGGCCGAAATTGCCGCCGAAACGCGGACCGATGAGGCGGGCCGATTCGCCCTGACGTTGCCGCGCGGCACCCACGTGCTGCGTGTGACGCATCCGTCGTATCTCCCAGCCAAGAGGAGCCTCAATGTCGGAGGCCCGGTAGACGGTGTGGATTTCGTTCTTGACCCCCTGGCCCGGTTCTCGGAGAACGTCGTGGTCGCGGCCGTCCGGGCGGACGCCGAGGCGCCGATCACCAAACGCGATCTCGATCGGCACGAGATCGAATCCCTGAACTCGGGACAGGAGATGCCGTTCCTGCTGAAGCAGGTGCCCTCGCTCACGCAGTACTCCGACTCCGGATCGGCGACCGGCTACTCGTACATCTATCTGCGTGGCATCCCGCAGACGCGGATGAACATCACGTTCGATGGCGCACCGCTTAACGAGCCCGAGGACTCGGCGTTCTACTTCTCCAACATCGGAGATTTCGCGAACGCCGTCCAGAGCATCCAGGTGCAGCGGGGGGTCGGCACGTCCACGGTCGGGGCGGCTTCGTTTGTCGGCTCCATCAACTTCGCCAGCATCGATCTCAAGGACACGCCCGAGGCCAACGTCCGGATCGGCAGCGGCTCGTTTGGTACCAACCGTGTGAGCGCGGTCCTCCAATCGGGAAAGCTGGACGGAGGACTCAAGCTCTACGGCCAGGTGGCCTACCAGGACACAAACGGCTTTCGTGATCATTCCGGGGTGAACCAGCAGAGCGTCTACGTGGGAGCCACCCATGAATCAGACGCGTCGTTCTTCAAGGTCTTCGGCTTCCTCGGACACGAGCGCACCAACCTTGCGTTTCTCGCGACCGACGAAGACACACTGAAGCAAGACCTCCGCTTCAACCCGCTGGGCGCCGATGAACGCGATAACTTCCGGCAGGGCTTTGTGAACGCCCAGTATCACCGCGCGTTTGGTCCCTCATCGGAGCTGTCGGTTCAGGGCTACTACAACGGCGCCGGCGGCTGGTATCGCGTTCGCGACGCGGCGGCAGGACTGTTCCAATACGGCCTCGACTGGCGCAGCCTCGGCGCAACGGCGACGTTCCACACGACGGGCAAGAGGCTCGACTTCACGTGGGGTGCGCACGTCAACAACTTCGAGAGCCGTCACGCTCGCGACATCGTAGACGGCTCGCGCGAGTACACGAATCACGGCTTTAAGAACGAGATCAACAACTTCGCGAAAACGATCTACACGAGCGGGCGCTGGCATCACTACGCCGACCTCCAGGTGCGGTGGGCTCGCTTCCGCTACGACGGCGATGTGCCGCTGGGCTCGGTCGGCTGGACGTTCTTCAATCCCAAGGTCGGCACCCGCGTCGATATCGGGCGCGGCGTGAGCGTCTACGGATCGATTGGCCGCGCAGGCCGGGAACCGGCCCGAAGCGACATGCTGCAGGGTGAGGACAACGCCAGCCTGCCCTACGACCTCCGGTCCGTCACACCGGAACGCGTCGTCAACGTCGAGTCGGGTGTCGAGTTCGCGCGGCCGGGCTTTACGGCGCAATTCAACGCCTTTTTCATGGAGTTCCGCCACGAGATCGCGCAAACCGGCGAACTGTCCGAGATCGGACTTCCGCTACGCCGCAACGTGGATCGCAGCTTCAGGCGCGGCGTCGAGATCGACCTGACCTGGCAGCCGTGGTCGTCTCTCCGCCTGCGTCACACGGCCACCTACAGCTACAACCGTATCCGAACCTGGACGCAGTTCTACGACATCTACGACACGGCAGGGTCCTGGCTGGCGAGCACCAGCCTCACGCACACTAACGTCACACCGTTGCTGACACCTGCGATGCTGGCGAGTGTCTTGGCCGACTATACGCCGGCGTCCTGGCTCACCGTGAGCGGGGCGGGGCGCTACGTCGGCCAGTCGCACCTCGACAACACCGGGAACCCCGCCTACGTCGCACAAGGGTTCTTCGGCCTCGACGCCGTGGCGTCGATCAATCTGACGCGGCTCTTCCGCTTCTCGGCTCGGACCGCGCCGCGACTGCGGATCCAGGTGGACAACGTCCTCGACAACCGGGCCATGTTCCCCAACGGGTACAGCTACCTGTTCTTCACCGAGGACGGCGCCGGCCGACTGCAGCCTGGCGGCACCAGGTACTACTACCCGCTTGCCACCCGGAGCATCATGGTTATGCTCGACTTGAAGTTGTGA
- the hypB gene encoding hydrogenase nickel incorporation protein HypB, whose protein sequence is MCVECGCGLPGPTRIDGKPASEVSSPLIEDPHAYSHEHDHGDGHVHRHEHAHGREHDHAHEHAHPHSDDLAHDHEHLHDHTHDHDQPHREIAVHQSIFAANDRMAERNRGFFKALGLFTLNVVSSPGSGKTALLQKTIERLQPVTRVGVIVGDLETDNDARRLRTTGAPVVQISTGTLCHLDAEMIARAVGQLDAKALDVLFIENVGNLVCPAEFDLGEDLRVALLSVTEGEDKPLKYPPMFRHAHVVVITKTDLAPHVDFDRAAALANIRRVNPKARIFDVSAKTGAGMDEWCDYLKARRTGNLV, encoded by the coding sequence ATGTGCGTGGAATGCGGATGCGGCCTTCCGGGGCCGACCAGGATCGATGGCAAGCCGGCTTCCGAGGTGAGTTCACCGCTGATCGAGGACCCGCACGCGTACAGTCACGAGCACGATCACGGTGACGGGCACGTGCATAGACACGAGCACGCGCACGGGCGCGAACACGACCACGCCCACGAGCATGCGCATCCGCACTCGGACGATCTTGCGCACGACCACGAACATCTCCACGACCACACCCACGACCACGATCAGCCGCATCGCGAGATCGCGGTGCACCAGTCCATCTTTGCGGCCAACGACAGGATGGCCGAGCGCAATCGCGGCTTCTTCAAGGCCCTTGGCCTGTTCACGCTGAACGTCGTGTCGTCACCAGGGTCGGGTAAGACCGCGCTTCTTCAGAAGACGATTGAACGGCTGCAACCCGTCACGCGCGTTGGCGTCATCGTCGGCGATCTTGAAACCGACAACGACGCGAGGCGCCTGCGCACGACCGGGGCGCCGGTGGTCCAGATCTCCACCGGAACGCTCTGCCACCTCGATGCGGAGATGATCGCGCGGGCGGTTGGGCAGCTTGATGCGAAGGCGCTCGACGTGCTGTTCATCGAGAACGTCGGCAATCTCGTGTGTCCGGCCGAGTTCGACCTCGGCGAGGATCTGCGGGTCGCGCTGCTCTCGGTGACGGAAGGCGAGGACAAGCCGCTCAAGTACCCGCCCATGTTCCGACACGCCCACGTGGTCGTCATCACCAAGACCGACCTGGCGCCGCACGTCGACTTCGACCGCGCCGCCGCGCTGGCCAACATCCGGCGCGTCAACCCGAAAGCCAGGATCTTCGACGTGTCGGCAAAGACAGGCGCAGGCATGGACGAGTGGTGCGACTATCTGAAGGCCAGGCGGACCGGGAACCTCGTATAG
- a CDS encoding VWA domain-containing protein, which produces MRSRLAVGIALALALAGVLGAVQAAAEDGQQPPPQTPSDQQRPTFRSEVNFVRVDVYPRADGRPVPDLRIEDFEILEDGAVQKIATFEHIVIRGGTAPGERVDPRNVRESNQMAGDPRNRLFVLFLDTYHVTDPAAWHNGRIRNPGSATGRLPPQARMGPPSFVDRALSNFLQRTIGPDDLIAAMTPEMEAGELTFVRRPESIEAFLKTTWARRFSADDLDPEMESYFRCYPPDDPQHRFDGIAEEMVAREQEGRTLHALRDLVRRLGELRDERKGVLLISEGFGLFGPNQTLARRLEGTPPPQPPGVYVGPGGKPTSGTDPRLSPGGDWQKCEAARVRLANVDLGREFRDVLDQANRANASFYPVDPRGLASFDTPIDYNPISAPKGADPAQVGRPASVIEDQARLRERLETLQTAAADTDGLALVNTNDLGVSLKRVVDDLSDYYLLGYYATNAAADGTFRRIAVRVKRPGVEVRTRRGYRAATAAEVAARARASVLADPEVFARDAALASLDRMRPDSSPRFGGGFGWEPAPDGALEPRPVLWIVGELDGAAARLPEWRAGEATITLKTALGATLLSERVSVTPQARTFVRFLSHADIRAGEYLVRAQMQGEPGSVADFTEQLRITVPTRAVGTDPPPGQPLIFRRGPYTGPTFQPTLDMRFRRAERIRVDVSIAGSEPSISARLLDRKGQPLQVPVTAALREEAGRRFAAAELVLAPIAPADYLIELSIHRDQRLDKVIVPIRIVP; this is translated from the coding sequence ATGCGGAGTCGTCTGGCGGTCGGTATCGCGCTTGCACTGGCGCTGGCGGGTGTGCTCGGCGCGGTCCAAGCCGCGGCCGAAGACGGTCAGCAGCCACCGCCACAGACTCCCTCTGATCAGCAGCGACCGACATTCCGCAGCGAAGTCAATTTCGTCCGCGTCGATGTGTACCCGCGCGCGGATGGGCGGCCCGTCCCGGACCTGCGCATCGAGGATTTCGAGATCCTCGAGGACGGAGCCGTGCAGAAGATCGCGACCTTTGAGCACATCGTCATCCGCGGCGGGACAGCCCCGGGTGAACGGGTCGACCCGCGCAATGTGCGCGAGTCGAACCAAATGGCGGGGGATCCACGAAACCGCCTGTTCGTGTTGTTTCTCGACACCTATCACGTCACCGATCCCGCAGCGTGGCACAACGGCCGGATAAGGAACCCCGGATCCGCCACGGGGCGTCTGCCGCCTCAGGCGCGGATGGGCCCGCCCAGCTTCGTCGACCGGGCGTTGTCGAACTTCCTTCAGCGCACCATCGGGCCCGACGATCTGATTGCCGCCATGACTCCGGAGATGGAGGCGGGTGAGCTGACGTTTGTCCGCCGCCCGGAGTCGATCGAGGCGTTTCTCAAAACGACCTGGGCGCGGCGCTTCTCGGCCGACGATCTCGATCCCGAGATGGAAAGCTACTTCAGATGCTACCCGCCGGACGACCCGCAGCACAGGTTCGATGGCATCGCGGAAGAGATGGTGGCGCGTGAACAGGAGGGGCGGACACTCCATGCGTTGCGAGACCTCGTGCGGCGGCTCGGAGAACTGCGCGATGAACGCAAAGGCGTGCTGCTCATCAGTGAGGGATTTGGGCTCTTCGGCCCAAACCAGACGCTGGCGCGGCGGCTCGAGGGCACGCCGCCGCCCCAGCCGCCCGGGGTGTATGTCGGCCCTGGCGGCAAGCCCACGAGCGGAACCGATCCGCGCCTCAGCCCCGGCGGCGACTGGCAGAAGTGCGAGGCGGCACGGGTGCGGCTGGCGAACGTGGACCTCGGGCGTGAGTTCCGCGACGTGCTCGACCAGGCCAATCGTGCAAATGCCAGCTTCTATCCGGTGGACCCGCGAGGCCTCGCCTCCTTCGATACGCCCATCGACTACAACCCGATCAGCGCGCCGAAAGGCGCGGACCCCGCCCAGGTTGGCCGACCGGCGTCGGTCATCGAAGACCAGGCCCGCCTCCGCGAGCGCCTCGAAACGCTTCAGACGGCCGCCGCCGACACCGATGGCCTGGCGCTCGTCAACACCAACGACCTTGGCGTGTCGCTGAAGCGGGTGGTCGACGATTTGTCCGACTACTACCTGCTCGGCTACTACGCGACCAACGCGGCGGCGGACGGCACGTTCCGCAGGATCGCCGTTCGAGTGAAACGGCCGGGCGTCGAAGTACGGACGCGCCGCGGGTACCGGGCGGCCACGGCGGCCGAGGTGGCTGCCCGCGCACGCGCGTCCGTGCTCGCCGATCCGGAGGTGTTCGCCCGCGACGCCGCCCTGGCCTCGCTCGACCGGATGAGACCCGACAGCAGCCCACGCTTCGGCGGGGGCTTCGGGTGGGAGCCGGCGCCGGACGGCGCGCTCGAGCCACGGCCGGTGCTGTGGATCGTCGGAGAACTGGACGGCGCGGCGGCCCGGCTGCCGGAGTGGCGCGCCGGCGAGGCCACCATCACGCTGAAGACGGCCCTGGGCGCGACGCTGCTGTCCGAGCGAGTCAGCGTCACACCGCAGGCGCGGACATTCGTGCGCTTCCTGTCGCACGCCGACATCAGGGCCGGCGAGTACCTCGTGCGGGCACAGATGCAGGGCGAGCCCGGCAGCGTCGCGGATTTCACCGAACAACTGCGGATCACGGTCCCGACACGGGCGGTAGGCACCGATCCGCCGCCGGGCCAGCCGTTAATCTTCAGGCGCGGCCCGTACACCGGCCCGACGTTCCAGCCGACGTTGGACATGCGGTTCCGGCGGGCCGAGCGCATCCGTGTCGACGTGTCCATCGCCGGATCGGAGCCGTCGATCTCGGCCCGGCTCCTCGACCGGAAAGGCCAGCCGCTCCAGGTCCCGGTGACGGCGGCGCTCCGCGAAGAGGCCGGCCGTCGATTCGCCGCGGCGGAACTCGTTCTTGCGCCGATTGCCCCGGCCGACTACCTGATCGAGCTGTCCATCCACCGCGATCAGAGACTCGACAAAGTGATCGTTCCCATCCGCATCGTCCCCTGA
- the purL gene encoding phosphoribosylformylglycinamidine synthase: MTVLKTPGGLALSSFRLDKLNALVRATKAGFEIRSARFWHFVETTRDLTQPESDTLTRLLTYGDAAPEAVGRPILVTPRFGTISPWSSKATDIAKQCGLDAVRRIERGTAFDVEGAGLLSAILPLLHDRMTETVVNSFDEADELFHHYAPKPLTLVDVLGRGPAALDEANARFGLALAPDEIDYLVAYFTSHRRNPTDVELTMFAQANSEHCRHKIFNASWIIDGQPCDDSLFAMIRTTDEKNPQGTVVAYSDNAAVMEGRRVRRFFADAETGLYGYRETHLHTLMKVETHNHPTAISPFPGAATGSGGEIRDEGATGRGSKPKAGLCGFSVSHLRIPGYERPWEDPESRPGRISSPLAIMIDGPIGAASFNNEFGRPNLAGYFRSYEQRVGGVVRGYHKPIMLAGGVGNICADDAYKADIPPGSLLIQIGGPGMLIGMGGGSASSMTTGTNTADLDFDSVQRGNAEIQRRAQEVIDRCGALGASNPILSIHDVGAGGLSNALPELAHGAGRGARIDLRAAPNEEPGMTPREVWCNEAQERYVLAIAPGDLDRFRALCERERCPFAVVGVATDDERLEVRDPLFDNAPVDMDLPALLGKPPRMTRDVAHAHIDVAPFDGRGVSLAEAAHLVLRAPTVADKTFLISIGDRTVGGLCSRDQCVGPWQVPVADCATTLLAFEGYAGEAFAIGERTPIAATNAPASGRMAVGEALTNLAAAPVHALSLVKLSANWMAAAGAPGEDAALYDTVCAVAIDLCPALGISIPVGKDSMSMRTRWTEAGATRDVVSPVSLIISAFAPCDDVRPTWTPQLKTDAGPTSLVLIDLAGGQARLGGSILAQVVSQVGGDVPDLDDPAAIRGLFAALAELRTAGLVLAYHDRSDGGLFVTAAEMAFAGHVGLALDADAIGAHPAADDTALLAKLFAEELGAVIQVRDADLSRVLAVLQSHDLDGRVVGRVTDDDVLRVARGGQELFSESRVALQRVWSETTWLLQSLRDNPVSALQEYDRILDGGDPGITPVVRFDPTDEVGAPFIATGVRPPMAILREQGVNGEVEMAAAFDRAGFEAHDVHMSDIIAGRVSLESFRGLVACGGFSYGDVLGGGEGWAKSILYNTRARDQFAAFFERPDTFALGVCNGCQMMAALKSLVPGAAAWPRFVKNASEQFEARLITVEIVPSPSLFFTGMAGSFLPVVTAHGEGRAVFERSADAQRVIVSARQVDNRGQATETYPLNPNGSPRGLTAVTTADGRFTILMPHPERVFRSVQLSWHPDGWGEDSPWMRLFRNARVYVS, translated from the coding sequence ATGACCGTCCTCAAGACGCCGGGGGGCCTGGCGCTCTCAAGCTTCCGCCTCGACAAGCTCAATGCCCTGGTTCGTGCCACCAAGGCCGGGTTCGAGATCCGATCGGCCCGGTTCTGGCATTTTGTCGAAACCACGCGGGACCTGACTCAGCCGGAGAGCGACACACTCACGAGATTGCTGACCTACGGCGACGCCGCGCCAGAGGCCGTGGGTCGTCCGATCCTGGTGACGCCCAGATTCGGGACGATCTCACCGTGGTCGTCGAAGGCCACCGACATCGCGAAGCAGTGCGGGCTCGACGCCGTCAGGCGCATCGAGCGTGGAACGGCGTTCGATGTGGAGGGCGCGGGTCTCCTATCAGCCATCCTTCCGCTGCTGCACGATCGGATGACAGAGACGGTCGTCAACAGCTTCGATGAGGCCGACGAACTGTTCCACCACTACGCCCCGAAACCGCTGACCCTGGTGGACGTCCTCGGACGTGGGCCTGCGGCGCTTGACGAAGCCAATGCGAGGTTCGGTCTCGCTCTCGCGCCCGACGAGATTGACTATCTGGTGGCGTACTTCACCAGCCATAGGCGCAATCCGACCGATGTGGAGCTCACGATGTTCGCGCAGGCGAACTCCGAGCACTGCCGCCACAAGATCTTCAATGCTTCGTGGATTATCGACGGCCAGCCCTGCGACGACTCGCTCTTCGCGATGATCCGGACGACCGACGAGAAGAACCCGCAAGGCACGGTGGTGGCGTATTCCGACAACGCCGCGGTCATGGAAGGACGCCGTGTGCGCCGTTTCTTCGCGGACGCGGAGACCGGCCTTTACGGCTACCGCGAGACGCATCTCCACACACTGATGAAGGTGGAGACACACAATCATCCGACAGCCATCTCGCCGTTTCCCGGCGCGGCAACAGGATCGGGCGGCGAGATCCGCGACGAGGGTGCCACTGGTCGCGGCTCGAAGCCCAAGGCGGGTCTCTGCGGCTTCTCCGTGTCACACCTGCGCATTCCCGGGTACGAGCGGCCATGGGAGGATCCGGAATCCAGACCCGGCCGCATCAGTTCCCCCTTGGCCATCATGATTGACGGCCCGATTGGCGCGGCCTCGTTCAACAACGAGTTCGGGCGTCCCAACCTCGCTGGGTACTTCCGCAGCTACGAGCAGCGTGTGGGCGGCGTGGTTCGCGGATACCACAAGCCCATCATGCTGGCGGGGGGCGTGGGCAACATCTGCGCCGACGACGCGTACAAAGCGGACATCCCGCCCGGCTCGCTGCTGATCCAGATCGGGGGGCCCGGCATGCTCATCGGGATGGGCGGCGGGTCTGCCTCGTCTATGACCACCGGCACAAACACGGCCGATCTCGACTTCGATTCGGTCCAGCGGGGCAACGCCGAGATCCAGCGCCGCGCCCAGGAAGTCATCGATCGCTGCGGGGCCCTCGGCGCGTCCAATCCCATCCTCTCGATCCACGACGTCGGCGCGGGGGGCCTGTCGAACGCGTTGCCGGAGCTCGCGCACGGCGCCGGCCGGGGAGCGCGAATCGACCTGCGGGCGGCTCCCAACGAAGAGCCCGGGATGACGCCTCGTGAGGTGTGGTGCAACGAGGCGCAGGAGCGGTACGTGCTGGCGATTGCCCCGGGTGATCTCGATCGCTTCCGCGCGCTCTGCGAGCGCGAGCGCTGCCCGTTTGCCGTCGTCGGCGTCGCCACAGACGACGAGCGGCTCGAAGTGCGCGACCCGCTCTTCGACAACGCACCTGTCGACATGGACCTGCCGGCGCTACTCGGGAAGCCGCCACGAATGACGCGCGATGTCGCACACGCGCACATCGACGTTGCTCCGTTTGATGGACGAGGTGTGTCGTTGGCCGAGGCCGCGCATCTGGTCCTTCGCGCGCCGACGGTTGCCGACAAGACGTTTCTCATCAGCATCGGCGATCGCACCGTCGGCGGCCTGTGCTCACGCGACCAGTGCGTTGGACCATGGCAGGTTCCAGTGGCTGACTGCGCGACGACGCTCCTGGCCTTCGAGGGCTACGCGGGCGAGGCGTTCGCCATCGGTGAACGGACGCCAATCGCGGCGACCAACGCGCCGGCCTCCGGGCGAATGGCTGTCGGGGAGGCGCTCACGAATCTCGCCGCCGCCCCCGTGCATGCACTCTCACTGGTCAAGCTGTCGGCCAACTGGATGGCCGCCGCAGGCGCGCCAGGCGAGGACGCGGCACTCTATGACACGGTTTGCGCCGTTGCGATCGATCTGTGCCCGGCCCTGGGCATCAGCATTCCCGTCGGCAAGGACTCGATGTCGATGCGCACGCGGTGGACCGAGGCAGGCGCGACGCGCGATGTCGTCAGTCCGGTGTCGCTCATCATCTCGGCGTTCGCCCCCTGTGATGACGTCAGACCGACATGGACGCCGCAGTTGAAAACCGACGCGGGCCCGACCTCTCTTGTGCTCATTGACCTGGCAGGCGGCCAGGCGAGGCTGGGCGGTTCGATCCTGGCGCAGGTGGTTAGCCAGGTCGGCGGCGACGTGCCGGATCTCGACGACCCGGCGGCGATTCGCGGCCTGTTTGCGGCGCTCGCTGAACTGCGCACCGCCGGCCTCGTGCTGGCGTACCACGATCGGTCGGACGGCGGCCTGTTCGTGACGGCGGCGGAAATGGCGTTTGCCGGACACGTGGGCCTTGCGCTTGATGCCGACGCCATTGGCGCGCATCCGGCCGCCGACGATACCGCCCTTCTTGCCAAACTGTTTGCAGAGGAGTTGGGCGCAGTCATCCAGGTTCGCGATGCCGATTTGTCGCGCGTGCTCGCCGTGCTCCAGTCGCACGACCTTGACGGCCGTGTGGTCGGACGCGTCACCGATGACGACGTGCTGCGTGTGGCGCGCGGCGGCCAGGAACTCTTCAGCGAGTCGCGTGTCGCGCTGCAACGAGTATGGAGCGAGACCACCTGGCTGCTGCAGTCTCTCCGCGACAACCCGGTTTCAGCGCTTCAGGAGTACGACCGGATTTTGGATGGCGGCGATCCGGGCATCACCCCGGTTGTGCGATTCGACCCGACTGACGAAGTGGGTGCGCCGTTTATCGCGACAGGCGTCAGACCGCCCATGGCGATTCTACGCGAACAGGGCGTGAACGGCGAGGTCGAGATGGCGGCGGCCTTCGACCGGGCCGGTTTCGAGGCGCATGACGTGCACATGAGCGACATCATTGCGGGACGCGTGTCGCTCGAATCGTTTCGGGGTTTGGTCGCGTGCGGCGGATTCTCATACGGTGACGTGCTTGGCGGCGGCGAGGGGTGGGCGAAGTCGATCCTCTACAACACCCGCGCCCGTGACCAGTTCGCCGCGTTCTTCGAGCGGCCGGATACCTTCGCGCTGGGTGTCTGCAACGGATGCCAGATGATGGCCGCGCTGAAGTCGCTCGTCCCGGGAGCCGCGGCCTGGCCGAGATTCGTCAAGAACGCGTCCGAACAGTTCGAGGCTCGGCTCATCACGGTAGAGATCGTGCCGAGCCCCTCGCTGTTCTTCACCGGGATGGCCGGGAGTTTCCTTCCGGTTGTCACCGCGCATGGCGAAGGCAGGGCGGTGTTCGAACGATCCGCCGATGCGCAGCGCGTCATCGTGTCGGCTCGCCAGGTTGACAATCGGGGACAGGCGACCGAGACCTATCCCCTCAACCCCAACGGTTCTCCCCGCGGCTTGACAGCCGTGACCACCGCCGATGGCCGGTTCACGATTCTCATGCCGCACCCGGAACGGGTGTTCCGATCGGTCCAGCTCTCGTGGCATCCGGATGGCTGGGGTGAAGACAGCCCCTGGATGCGGCTCTTCCGCAACGCTCGGGTCTACGTTAGTTAG
- the hypA gene encoding hydrogenase maturation nickel metallochaperone HypA, whose translation MHEVGIMQSVLEIAEAQARTSGALRIREVKMRVGRMTGVVSEALDHAFAVLREGTMAAGARLDVEFVPGAFWCMTCAAEFESDDLIGGCPTCHEPSFDMRRGRELDVVSLEVD comes from the coding sequence GTGCACGAAGTGGGTATCATGCAGTCGGTTCTCGAGATCGCCGAGGCGCAGGCGCGGACATCCGGCGCTCTGCGCATCCGCGAGGTCAAGATGCGGGTCGGCCGCATGACCGGCGTCGTGTCGGAGGCTCTGGACCACGCCTTCGCGGTGCTGCGCGAAGGGACCATGGCCGCCGGCGCGCGGCTCGACGTCGAGTTCGTGCCCGGCGCCTTCTGGTGCATGACCTGCGCCGCGGAGTTCGAGTCCGACGATCTGATTGGCGGGTGCCCGACGTGCCACGAGCCCAGCTTTGATATGCGGCGGGGTCGGGAACTGGACGTGGTCTCGCTGGAGGTTGACTGA
- a CDS encoding ATP-binding protein — MSARPFVVVLTGSECTGKTTLAADLAAHFGAPASPEYVREYLDRKGTPLDASDVSPIACGQMRVEDEAASSASRLVIRDTDLISTVVYGRHYYGECPPWIADAAKKRLADLYLLLHPDVPWLADGLQRDRPDERAYMHELFRRQLEVFGARVVDIAGSWETRRETAIAAVAQALFRASSAAPFS; from the coding sequence ATGAGCGCCAGGCCGTTCGTCGTCGTGCTCACCGGCTCGGAGTGCACCGGCAAGACGACGCTGGCCGCTGACCTGGCGGCGCACTTCGGGGCACCCGCGTCGCCGGAGTACGTCCGCGAGTACCTCGACCGCAAGGGCACGCCGCTCGACGCGTCGGATGTATCGCCGATCGCGTGCGGACAGATGCGTGTCGAGGACGAGGCGGCCTCGTCGGCGTCGCGCCTGGTCATCAGAGACACCGACCTCATCAGCACCGTCGTCTACGGCCGGCACTACTACGGCGAGTGCCCGCCATGGATAGCCGACGCGGCGAAAAAACGCCTGGCAGATCTGTACCTGTTGCTGCACCCGGATGTGCCGTGGCTGGCGGATGGCCTCCAGCGCGACAGGCCCGACGAACGCGCCTACATGCACGAGCTTTTCCGCCGGCAGTTGGAGGTGTTCGGCGCTCGCGTCGTCGATATTGCTGGATCGTGGGAGACCCGCCGGGAGACTGCGATTGCGGCTGTCGCGCAGGCGCTCTTCCGGGCCTCGTCGGCCGCGCCGTTCAGCTGA